A genomic region of Novipirellula artificiosorum contains the following coding sequences:
- a CDS encoding NAD(P)/FAD-dependent oxidoreductase produces MKVIIVGGVAGGASCAARLRRLDEKAEILMVERGPYVSYANCGLPYHVSGVIEKEASLLVASEKLFHDQFAIDVRTHCEAVSISAKDKTVLLRNVLTGETTTESYDKLVLSPGAPSFCPPLPGVDLPGIFHVRTVPDARTIRQWIESGTTLLTGMANYTGMQMDNGGIEVQTMSGKTYPADIVIFAIGVRPETKLAQTAGIEIGECGGIRVSDSMQTSDPDIYAVGDAIEVKDFVTGKWSLVALAGPANRQGRIAADVIAGRDSKYRGTQGTSIIGLFGGAAAWTGASEKTLKRLGDDDYETPSDDLVKHLQAIIDEAFGRTPVSTAP; encoded by the coding sequence ATGAAAGTTATCATTGTAGGTGGTGTCGCTGGCGGTGCTTCCTGTGCCGCACGTTTGCGCAGACTTGACGAAAAGGCAGAGATCTTGATGGTCGAGCGTGGGCCTTACGTTTCCTATGCGAACTGTGGGTTGCCGTACCACGTCAGCGGCGTGATCGAAAAAGAAGCGAGTCTGCTGGTCGCCAGTGAAAAACTGTTCCATGACCAGTTTGCGATCGATGTGCGCACCCACTGTGAAGCGGTGTCAATTTCCGCAAAGGATAAAACCGTCCTGCTGCGGAATGTGTTGACGGGTGAAACCACCACGGAATCTTACGACAAACTTGTTCTGTCGCCGGGTGCTCCGTCGTTTTGTCCGCCGCTACCAGGCGTCGACTTGCCAGGGATCTTTCATGTTCGCACCGTGCCCGATGCTCGAACGATCCGCCAATGGATCGAAAGCGGGACGACACTTTTAACTGGGATGGCTAATTATACCGGCATGCAAATGGACAACGGTGGCATCGAGGTCCAAACCATGTCCGGCAAAACTTATCCAGCCGACATCGTGATTTTTGCGATCGGTGTACGGCCCGAAACCAAGTTAGCTCAGACTGCGGGGATTGAGATTGGAGAGTGCGGTGGGATTCGTGTTAGCGATTCGATGCAGACGAGTGATCCCGACATCTACGCCGTTGGCGACGCGATCGAAGTGAAGGATTTTGTTACCGGTAAGTGGAGCCTCGTCGCGCTGGCAGGACCGGCGAACCGCCAGGGCCGAATCGCAGCCGATGTGATTGCCGGACGCGATTCAAAGTACCGCGGAACCCAAGGGACTTCGATCATCGGTTTGTTCGGAGGCGCAGCGGCTTGGACCGGGGCCAGCGAAAAAACGTTAAAGCGGCTCGGTGATGACGACTACGAGACGCCGTCAGATGATCTGGTCAAGCATCTACAAGCGATCATTGACGAAGCATTCGGACGGACGCCGGTGAGCACTGCTCCCTAA
- a CDS encoding rhodanese-like domain-containing protein codes for MPENIPSVAKAKQTVLGLYVTAQEAYAIWQADPDNVKILDVRTPEEFLFVGHPPMAWREMETEIQIVRLRAAGKTRAARGQKKLTPERMILPKSPLST; via the coding sequence ATGCCAGAAAACATACCCTCCGTCGCGAAAGCGAAGCAAACCGTTTTGGGTCTCTATGTCACGGCGCAGGAAGCCTATGCGATCTGGCAGGCCGATCCCGACAACGTGAAGATTCTGGATGTTCGCACACCCGAAGAATTCCTCTTCGTCGGACATCCACCGATGGCATGGAGGGAGATGGAAACGGAGATTCAGATAGTCCGGCTCAGGGCGGCTGGGAAAACTCGGGCTGCCCGTGGACAAAAAAAGCTCACTCCCGAGCGGATGATTCTGCCTAAAAGCCCCCTGAGTACTTGA